aagagacaagagccagagccaagagcaagccaagagcccaagaagccaagagcccagagcaagaccagagcccaagagcccaagagcaagaagcCAGAAGCAAGCAAGAGGCCAGCGCCAAAGATATATATAACAGCCCAAGAGCCACACGGCAGGGCAGTGAGAGCCAACCAAGAGCCCAGAGctcaagagcaagagcaagagcccaagagccaaggcCCAAGACAGAGAGCacgagcccaagagccaagagcaagagcccaagagccaagagcccaagagcaagagccagaagcccaaagccaagaccaagagccaaagagcccaagagccaagagcccaagagccaagagcacaGAGCCCAAGAGTccaaagcccaagagcccaaagagccaaagcccaagagccaagagccaagagccagagcccgCAAGAGGCCCAAGGCCCGAAGaggcccaagagcccaagagcccagagcccaaCGAGCCCAAGACCCAAGAagcccagagcccaagagccaagagcccaagagcccaagagccaagagcccccAAGAGCCAGCCCAAGAGCCAGCCCAGACCAAGAGCCCACAGAGccaaagcccaagagcccaaggcCAAaggccaaagagccaagagcccaagagccaagagcccaagagcaagagccaagagcccaagagcccaagagccaagagcccaagagccaagagcccaagacccaagagcccaagaccaagagcccagagagccaagagccagagcccaagagcccaagagccaagaccaagaccCAAGaacccaagagcccaagagccagaagaagcccaagagcaagagccaagagcccaagagccaagagccaagagcccaagacaAGCCAAGCccagcccaagagcccaagagcccaagagccaagagcataGAAGAGCCAAAGCCCAAgaccagagcccaagagccaagacccaaagccaagagccaagagcccaaagcaAGAGCccgccaagagccaagagcccaagagcccaagaggcaagagccaagagcccaagagcccaagagccaaaagcccaagagcccaagagcccaagagcccaagccaagacccaagagcccaaggccagagccagagcccaaagccaagagcccaaagccaagagcccaagagcccaagagcagaGCCCAAGACcacagagcccaagagcccaagagcccaaggcCCCAAGGCTCCAAGAGccaaagcccaagagccaagagcagaggcCAAGAGCCCAAGTAGccaaagcaagagccaagagcaagacaagagcaagagcccaagagcccaagagccaagagccaagagccaagagccaagagccaagagcccaagagccaagagcccagagccaagagccaaagagcccagagcccgagcaagagcccaagagccaagagcccaagagccaagagccaagagcaagagccaagagccaagagccaaagagccaagagccaaggcaagagccaaagcaagagcgccagagcccaagagccaagagcaagagccaagagccagagcccaagagcccaagagccaagagcccagagcccagagctcaagagccaagagcaagagcccaagagccaaagccaagagcccaagagccaagagcccaaagccAAGAGCGTcaaggagccaagagccaagagcccaagagcccagcaagaagcccaagagccaagagcccaagagccaagagccgcaagaaccaagagccaagagccaagagccaagccaatagcccaagccaagagccaagagcccaagagcaagagccaaagagcccacGAGCCCAGAGCGCAAGACCCATaaggcccaagagcccaagacccACGAgcgcaagagcccaagagcccaaagcaaggcccaagagccaagagccaagagcccaagagccaagagcccaataCGAGCCCAGCCCAATATCCCAAGCCGCCCAAGAGCCAATAGAGCCcaggagccaagagccagagccaaagacaagagccagagcccaagagcccaagagcaccCAAGAGCCcacagagccaagagcccaagagccaagagcccaagagccaagagcaagagcccaagagccaagagccagagcccaagagcaagagcagagccaagagccgcaagagccaagagcaagagccaaccCAGAGCAAGAAGCCCAAAGCCCAGCGCCCAGAGCCCATGAGCCCAAggcaagaggccaagagcccaagagcccaagaagcaagagccaagagcaagccaTAGACcagccagagcaagagcccTAGAGcccagagcaagagcccaagagcccaagagccacaGAGCCAAAGCCCAAAGCCAGAGCAGAGCCAAAGCAAGAGGCCAAGAGCGCAAGAGCCCATATAGCCAAGAGAGCCCAAGACCCAacccaagagcccagagccatAGAGCCGCAAGGCCCAAGAGCCCAGCCCCAAAGCCCAAAGCCCAAAAGGCCCACAGCCCCGAAGAGCCCAAGCCCAGAAGCCAAGACCCAAGACCAAGAGCCCATAGAAGCCCAGCCCTAAGAGCCCCCAAGGAGCCAAGGcaaagcccaagagcccaaagccCAATGCCCaaaaagagcccaagagccaagagcccaagaccaagagcccaagagccaaacCCAAGAGCAAGGCCCAAAGCCCAAGAGTCCAAGAGAGCCAATGAGCCCAGAGCAAAGCCCAACTAGCCCAGAGAAAGCCCCAAGCAGCCCACAGACCCAAGAGCGCAAGATGCCCAGCcgcagagcccaagagccaagagagcccaagagccaagacccaaagcaagagcccaagagccaagagcccagcAAGAGCCCAAGCCCAAGCCCAGCCAAGAGCGAGCAAGAGCCAACCCAAGAGCCCAGAGCAAGAGCCCAGccccaagagccagagccaagagcccatagagccaagagcccaagaacccaagagcccaagcccagcaagagcccaagagccaagagcaagagcccaaaaGAGATTCCCGCACaacccaagagcccaagagcccagacCCAGAAGCAGCCAAGAGCGCCAACAGCAAGAGCCCCAAGACCCAAAGCCCAGAGccaaagcccaagagcccaCGAGCCCAAGCCCAGAgtgccagagccaagagcccaagagcccaagagcccaaagaggCCCagaagcccaagagcccaaagagcccctaagagcccaagagccaagagccagagcccagACCCAAGAGcaaagcccaagagcccaagagcccaaagagaGCCCAAAGTCCAGGCCCAAGAGCCcagccaagagcccaaagccCAAAGCCCCAATAACCCAAGAGCCCCCAAAGCAAGATGCCACAAGAGCCCAAGGGACCCAAGAGCCCTAAGAGCCCAAGACCAGAGCCCACCCCCAaggagagccaagagcccaagagccaagagagccaagagcccaagatgTCCCAAGAGCCACAGCCCGACCAGGCCCAAGGAGCCAAAGCCCAAGAGCCCCAAGGACGCCctcaagagcaagagcccaagaggcTAAGAGCCAAGAGGCCCAAGCAAAGCCCAGAGCCTCAAGACGCCCAAacaccaagagcaagagcccagcccaagagccaagagccagccaaGAGCAGCTCCAAGATtcccagagccaagagcccagacCCAAGAGCCCAGAGCAAGACCCCAAGCAAGGAGCTAATGAGCCCAAGAAGCCCCAGGAGCCcgagccaagagcccaaagccACAAAGCCAAGAGAGCGAGCCCAGAGAGAGCCCAGAGCCCAGCCAAAGACGCCCAAGGCCCAAGCCAggagcccaagagcccagaaaaagagcccaagagcaagacgCCCAAgacccaagagccaagagcccaagagcccaagagccaagagcccaagagcaagagccaagagcaagagcctatacgagccaagagccaagagccaagagccaagaccgcccaagagcccaaagagcccaagagcccaagagccaaggcCAGAGCCAAATTGAGCAAGATCCCAAGCCCAAGtagcccaagagccaaagcccagagcccaagagcccagagccagGAGCCCAGCGCCAATtggcccaagagcccaaagagcctcAAGAGCGCCCAGACCCAAGAGCCAATGACCACAAGACCCAAGAGCCAAAGCCCCAATGATGTACCCCAAATGGTGCCAATAGCCCAAGTACGCCAAAGCCCAGCCAAGAGCCATAGAGCCACAGAGCGGTCAAGGCATCACACGATCGACAACGAAAGCTTTAAGAGACCCACAGCAGCCCAAGTAGCCacccaagagcccaaagagccccaTGTATGCCCAAAGAGCACatgagcccaagagcccaagagccaaagagcccagAGCGtcaagagcccagagccaagCCCGAGCCCGCAATTGAGctccaagagcccaagagcccaagagcccccaaagccagagcccaagagcccaaggcCCACAATCCCAATGAGCCCAACAGCCCATAGCCACAgaccaagagccagagccaagagcaaccAAGAGCAATGGAGCCAGAGGAGCCCAAAGCAAGATGCCCAAGATGCTCCAAGAagccccaagagcccaagagcccaagagcgcAAGAGCCCAATTAGCCAGAGCCCAGAGccccaagagccagagcccacCCAAGGAGCAAGAGCCCAAgccccaagagccaaagagcccagAGGCCCCAACGAAGCCAGAGCAAAGAGccccagagcccaagagccaagagcccaagagcccaagagcagaGCCAGGCCAAGCCCAAGAGCAAGGCAAagcccagagccaagagcagagcccaagagccagagccaagagcaaagcccagagcccagagccaagagcccaagagccaagagcccaaagcccaagagcccagagcaAGAGCCtcaagagccccaagagcccaagagcccaagacccAGAGCcgaccaagagcaagagccaagagcccaagggccagagcccagagcccaagagccaagagcccagagcaagagccaagagcccagagcccaagagccaagacccaagagccaagagccaagagcccaagagcccaagagcaagagcgcaaagccaagagccagagcccagagccaaggagccaagagccaagagccaaagagcccagAGCAAGAGGCCAAgacccaagagcccaagagcccaagagagccaaagccaagagccagagccaagagccaagagcccaagagcagacccaagagcccaaggcacgagcccaagagcaagagccaaggcccaagagccaagagccaagagccaagagccaagagcccaagagccagagcccaagaCCAAGAGgccaaagagcccaagagccagagcccaagaggccaagagccaagagccaagagccaaagcccaagagcagagccaagagccagagcccaagagcccaagagcaagagcccaccaagagcaagagccagagccagagcagagccaagagccaagagcccaagagcccaaacCAGAGCAAGAGctccaagagcccagagcccaagagcaagagcccaagccagagcaagagcccaagagagcaagagccagagcagagcccagagccaagagcccaagccaagaggcccaagagcccaaagcccaagagccagcaagagccaaagagcaagagccaagagccaaagcccaagaagcccaagagccaagccagAGCCGAAGAGCCAAGACCCAAGACCAAAGAGCCCCCAAAGCCCAAACCAAGACCCAAGGCCAGAGCCCAGAGCCAAGGCaaaagccaagagcccaagagcaagagccgcAGCCCAAGagagccagagcccaagagcccagcccacgagcaagagccagagccaagagcccaagagcagagccaaggcgacaagagccaagagccaagagcacaCACAAGAGTCacagcccaagagccaagaccaagagcccaagagcccaagagcccaagagccagagcccagAGCCAAAGCtccagagccagagccaaggcAAAAGCAAGAGCCCAAGCGCCCAAAGCCAGAGCCCAAGACccaaagagccaagaccaagagccaagagcccaaagagcccaagagcgcaagccaaagagccaagagcccagagccagacaagagccccaagagcccaGACCAAGAGCCCACGAGCCAAGAAGCCAGagcgagcccaagagccaggcccaagagccaagagcccaagacccAAGAGCCAGAGGCCCAAGAGCCCCAAAATCCCAAGACCCAAGACGCCAGAGCCTCaagcaaagccaagagcccaagcccaagagcaagagccaataGCCCAGCCCAAGCCAAGGCCCAACGAGCAAGAGCCCAGCCAAGGCCAAGCCCAAAATGCCCAAGAGAAGAGCCAAGCCCAGCCCAAAGCCAAGAGCAacagcccaagagcccaagcccaagcaaagagcaagagccaagaccaagagccacgacccaagagccaaagcccaAGAGTCCCAAAAGAGCCCAGACCCAAGAGCCCAAGgccgaagagccaagagccacgAGCCCAGCCCAAGAGCCTCAAGAGcacaagagcccaagagcccaagagcccaagagccaagagccgcAGAGCCAGAGCaagcagagcaagagccaagccCAGAGcggcaagagcccaagagcccaagagccccaagccaagagcccaaggcccaagagcccaagagcccaaagagaGCCGCAAGAGCCAGAGACCAAGAGCCAATGACCCAAGCGCCCAAGCCAAGACCCAAGGCCCAAACCCAAGGCGGCAGctccaagagccagagccagagcccagagcccaagagccaagagcccaaccAGAGCCCAGAGCCCAAGGCCCAGAGCCCGAGTCCCAAGAGCCAatgagcaagagccaagagcaagagcccaagagccaagagccaagagccgctaaagccaagagccaaagagccaagagccaagagcccagagcccaaaggaagagcccaagagcccaagagcccaagagcccaagccaagagccaagagcaagagcccaagacgccaagagccaagagccaagacccaagagcaagagcctcagagccagagcccaaggcccaagagccaagagcccaagagcccaagagcccacgAGCCAAGGACCCaggcaagagccaagagccaagagcccaagagcccaagagccaagaggccaagagccaagagccaagagccaagagccagagcaagagcaagagcccaggcgcaagagcaagagcccaagagcccaagagccaagccaagcccaggcccaagagcccaaagcccagagccaagagccaagatcccaagagccaagagccaagagcccaagagcccaagagcccaagagcccaagagcccaagagcccaagagcccataacccagagcccaagagcccaagagccaagagccaagaagcaaaggcccaagagcccaagagccaagaccaagagcccaagagccaagagccaagagcaagagcccaagagcgcaagaccaagagcccaagagcccaaagacccaagagccaagagcccaagagccaaagccagagcccaagagcaaggcCAAGAGccccagagcccaagagccagagcaagagccaggcccaagagccagagcagAGCAAGAGCGCCAGacccaaagccaagagccaaggccCAAGAGCCAGAGGCTCAAcgagccaagagcccagagccaagagccaagagccaaggccAAGAGCGCAATGATCCAAGAGCCAAGGcccaagccaagagcccaaggaGCCCacgagcaagagccaagagcccaagagccagagcagagcaagagcccaagagcccaagagccagcaggccaagagccaagagcccataGAGCCCAGAGagcagagcccaagagcccaatagcaagagcccaagagccacaAAGCCAAAGAGGCCAAgagcaagaccaagagccaagagcaggcCCAAGAGCAAaggcaagagccaagagccaagagccaagagcccagagccaagagcccaagagcccaagagccccagagccaagagcaagagcccaagagcccaagagcccagagcaagagccaagagcccaagagcccaagagcccaagagccataGACTCAGAGCCAAGccaaagcccaagagccaagagccaagagccaagagcaagagcccaaggccagagccaagagcccaagagccaagagcccaagagccaagagccaagagccaagagctaAGAGCCAAgcgcccaagagccaagagctcgcaagagcccagagccaagagccagagcccaagagcaagagccgcaagagcccaagagccaagagccgagccaagagcccaaagaccaaggagcccaagagcccaagagccaagagcccagagcaagagccaaagagccaagagcaaggggaagcccaagagccaaagcctcagagccaaagagccaagagccaagagccaagagcaagagaccAAGAGCCCAgaagcaagagcccaagagcccaagagccaagagcaagagccagagcccaagagcccagagccaagagccccaagccaagagcaagagcgaagagccaagagcccagagcccaagagcccaagagcaagaagcccaagagccaagagcccaagagcccagagccccAAGAGCTAAAGCCAAGACAAGAGccccagagccaagagccaagagcccagaggcaagagcaagagccaagagcaagagcccaagagcaagagcaagagcccaagagcccaagagccaagagccaagagcccaagaccaagacccaagagccaagagccagagcccaagatgcccaagagcccaagagcaagagccaagagccaagcagcCCAGAGCCAGAGCCCAGACCCAGACCAGAGCCAAGAGccgcaagagccaagagcaaggccgcaagagcccaagagccccaGAGCCaaacaagagccaagagccaagagcccaaagccaagagccaagagccaagagcccaagagccaaggccaagaagccaagagcaagagccaagcgCTCAAAGCCAGAGCCatagagccaagagcccaagagccaaagcccaAGCGCCCaagcccaagagccagagcccaagagccaagagcccaagagcccaagagccccaagagctCTAAgaaccaagagccaagagcccaagagctcCAGAGCCCAAgggcaagagccaagagcaaagagccaagagccaagagccaagagccaagagcccaagagcccaagagccaaaaGCCAAGGCCAAGAGCAAGACCCAAGAGcccaaagccaagagcccaaagccaagcccaagagcccagagccaagagccagagccaagagcgcAAGAGCCAAGCGCCCAAGAGcgaagagcccaagagccaagagcccaagagccaagagcaagagccaagagcccaagagcccaagagcccaagagcatcaagagcccagagcccgagccaagagccagagccaagagcccaagagccaacagagcccaagagccgcaagagccagagccaagagcccaaggcCCAGATGCGCCAGAGCCAAGAgcgccaaagagccaagagccaagagcccataGAGCAAGATGCCCAAGAGcaaaagagccaagagccagagccaagagccgcaagagccaagccaagagccagagccaagagccaaagccaagagcaagagccagagcccagagccgaagagccaagagccaagagcccaagagccaagcccaagagccaggagccaagagccaagagtcctcaagagcaagagcccagaACGCaaggcccaagagcccaagaggccaagaagcccaagagccaagagcccaagagccctaagagccaagagccaatgAGCCAAGACCCAAAGcccaagagcagagccaagagcgCAAGAGccagagagccaagagcccaagagccgcaaacccaagagccaagagccaaagcgcccaaagagcagagccaagagcccagagccgcaagagccaagacccaagagcaagagccaaagagccaagagcccaagagcccaagagcccaagagcccagagccaagagcccaagagcccaagagccaagagccagaagCCAAGNNNNNNNNNNNNNNNNNNNNNNNNNNNNNNNNNNNNNNNNNNNNNNNNNNNNNNNNNNNNNNNNNNNNNNNNNNNNNNNNNNNNNNNNNNNNNNNNNNNNCACTTCTGTCTGCATGAGCATCCTCGCATCACTGCGGCTGTAAGGTCACAGGTCGCAACAGACTAAAGCTGTGGCGCCTCACTGAAGCAGGCGTGTTGGCACGTGCATTTCTgtagaagcaaacaaaagataGCCTGCTCGAGGAAACAGAGTGTTAAAGGAAGACGGTTATGGAAATAATACTACACgcgctgcacacacacatacacttgaGAGACAGACTTACTGAACAAGCACGTTCACTTTAAATGCTTGTCGGGGCTCTAGATACGAATCGCTATGCTCAGTGTTAGCACTGGTCATGAGCCTGCTGGCGGCTGCCCGGCCCCCGACCGCGCAGGGGGGCTTCCCGTCGCTCCCGCTGTGGTCAATAAGATGAGATAGCCCCGGGCCGCAGAATGTGCGTGCTTACGCGGTACTCGTTTTTGTGGGAAGGATCATTGTCATACCTTCAGACCTGTCAAAACAAAGGCTCGACCAGACCCTACTGAGCCACCCTCGCTCGCTTGACAGCCCGAGTGCCCGCATAGGCACATACGTTCCACGAGTTCCTTCTGGTGGCCCCTCCTTGACCACACCGCCGCCGACCGTCAACACGATCGCTCCACGATACTAATATACCGATACGTCGAGCGGTGGTTGCTGCTTACTCTGGCTCCGTTCTATTGCCCCATCCGCACGCGCGCTCGTCGACTCAGCCTCCCCCTTCTCGCTCTCAGAGCAAATCTGCGAAACCAGAAACGGACCGCGTAATGCCTATTATATTGTCATGGAAGGAGAGCTGTTAGCGCCCGCGTCATGGGGAAAGCAAGTACGAAGCTACACAGCTTATATTAGCGTTGCCGTTTTAGACGTTACtactcttttcttcttgttacaTTGCGCTGGTCAGCGACGCACCCGGGTCCTGCGAGAGGCAACGCCAAGACATGCAGAAACGTGAGTAATTACGTCATTGAACTCCTGGCTGGAGGTCCTGAGTACCTTTGCTTCGATGATGGTGGCGTGGGTAGAGCGGTGGGTGGATCACCTTTCTTGTGAGACAGAAAATACAGAGCAGAGGCTACCTGCAGGAAAAAGGAATCTGAGGGCCACAACCTGTGTGTGTAGGTTTTTACTTTGTTAGAACAAACGGGATGGGGGaaaaagtaaaacgaaaaaaatataataaaaaaatgtgagtgCCTGCTTGCTAGTGGGGCGGAAAGGGGGAAGGTAAAATATTTCCCTCAtgtcttatttgttttcaagcCTGTATGGAAACGTGCTAGAAAGTGCATGTGCTTGTTATGTTGATGAAAGAAGAACAGGACATACAGGTAagacagaaaaactaaaaaatcaATGGAACTCCAGCTTATACATGTAATTTTCATACTTCTGAGGTTTATAATATTAAGGTTTAATTTTTAGTGATGTGGCAATAATTACCACCATCTAGGTATtggctttatatcagtttaattcttttattgtaCAATGGTCTGGTAGATCCCTTTCGAGAGCCACCATAAGCCCATATTTCTTAATAATACACCAACATCACCTCTATCACTCTCAAGtcattttttcacacacacagaagtcaCCTGAGTGATGGGAGAGAGAATAGTCCATGTTGCATCCAGGCCTATTCATATTAATCATCACTCATCAAAAAATCACCGAGAAGTTGCTTTTCCAGACTAGTactaaagggaagtaactttgtAGGTACCTCAATTTGTTCACGCTTTGAaaaaagttatctccctttatttcTACACCACGTCCGATCGAAGAAATTACaactacaggtagtcctcgggttacgacggtctcgagttacgtcgtttcgtggttacgacgctcattccgacttacgaggtcagtgcatcaaagaaaaagatgaccATCACCATGGAgctgaaagtggatatcataaggcaatcttagaagggggaaacagcaacagaaattagcaggtctttaggacttagtcgttcgactgtcgctacgattatcaaggataaagatcgcatccttgaacacgtgacaggatctgctcctatgaaagtgacagtgataacaaagcgtactgtactgcacaatagtttactgtacttatgtttattgataattatgtaggttgctgtgttaggataggtgtttggataggctaagagtttgcagtactgtactgttattatggtacagtactgtattaacgtatgatccgacttacgtcgaaattcggtttacgacgccgcgttaagaacggatccccgtcgtaagtcgaggactacctgtattttgGTTTTAGTAACTCACTTTAAGAGGCGGCTCTCAAGCTTAATATTAAATGAatatgaaatttctttttcttgtttagagGAAGCATATACTACCGAGCTGTTCATACTAATTCTGGATTGTGTGTTTTCCAGCACTTATCTCCTCTTGAGCCTCTCTAAACCAAAAACCTTTAATTGATGCAGCAGAACATATACATGTTAGGTTCTTGCTGTAGCTCTGCCAAATGCTTAAAAAACTTATCACCTGTAATTTCTAAGTGCAAAGCTCTTCTAGATCAACGACTaccagattttaaaaaaattccaagcaatttttttaatctttcctaaaaaatcaaaaacaacaGATTAAGCATACCATTAATCAATAAACAGAACTGTCAGTAATATATTCTCTTCTTTGTAGAAGATAAAGAAGCAACTGGTGAATAcaagttgtgtgtatatatatatttatatagacatacatgtgaacatatgcacatgcacaca
This window of the Pomacea canaliculata isolate SZHN2017 linkage group LG4, ASM307304v1, whole genome shotgun sequence genome carries:
- the LOC112561480 gene encoding neurofilament heavy polypeptide-like, which translates into the protein SKSPRAKSPRARARSPKQEPRAQEPKSQEPKSQEPKTQEPKTKSPESQEPEPKSPRAKTKTQEPKSPRARRSPRARSRAKARGQERKSPYSQESPRPNPRAQSHRAARPKSPAPKPKAQKAHSPEEPKPRSQDPRPRAHRSPALRAPKEPRAKSQSPDPRAKPKSPRAQREPKVQAQEPSQEPKAQSPNNPRAPKSPKSPRPEPTPKESQEPKSQESQEPKMSQEPQPDQAQGAKAQEPQGRPQEQEPKRLRAKRPKQSPEPQDAQTPRARAQPKSQEPAKSSSKIPRAKSPDPRAQSKTPSKELMSPRSPRSPSQEPKATKPRERAQREPRAQPKTPKAQARSPRAQKKSPRIPSPSSPRAKAQSPRAQSQEPSANWPKSPKSLKSAQTQEPMTTRPKSQSPNDVPQMVPIAQVRQSPAKSHRATERSRHHTIDNESFKRPTAAQVATQEPKEPHVCPKST
- the LOC112561481 gene encoding pollen-specific leucine-rich repeat extensin-like protein 1, whose amino-acid sequence is MSPTAHSHRPRARAKSNQEQWSQRSPKQDAQDAPRSPKSPRAQERKSPISQSPEPQEPEPTQGARAQAPRAKEPRGPNEARAKSPRAQEPRAQEPKSRARPSPREPKSKSAKPRARAQSQGAKSQEPKSPEQEKSPREQEPEQSPEPRAQAKRPKSPKPKS
- the LOC112561482 gene encoding FK506-binding protein 4-like, which codes for MTQAPKPRPKAQTQGGSSKSQSQSPEPKSQEPNQSPEPKQEPKSHKAKEAKSKTKSQEQAQEQRQEPRAKSQEPRAKSPRAQEPQSQEQPRARAQTQTRAKSRKSQEQGRKSPRAPEPNKSQEPRIRIAMLSVSTGHEPAGGCPAPDRAGGLPVAPAVVNKMR